Proteins from one Eubalaena glacialis isolate mEubGla1 chromosome 8, mEubGla1.1.hap2.+ XY, whole genome shotgun sequence genomic window:
- the LOC133096584 gene encoding LOW QUALITY PROTEIN: vasculin-like protein 1 (The sequence of the model RefSeq protein was modified relative to this genomic sequence to represent the inferred CDS: inserted 2 bases in 1 codon; substituted 1 base at 1 genomic stop codon): MTQHDFVPAWLNFSTPQSAKSPTATFEKHREHLPQGDGRFGVSCRRHNSSDGFLNNGPLRTTADSWHQPSLFRHDCVDSGVSKGAYAGIPGTLSGCHGSSXGHNGISHCSEGGTGNHCHWNGSFHSGKGCAFQEKPPTEIREEKKDDKVEKLQFEEEDFPSLNPEAGKQNQPCRPIGTPSGVWENPPSAKQPSKILVIKKVSKEHPAAAFSAAFTSPGSHHANGNKLSTMVPSVYKNLVPKPVPPPPKPSAWKANRMERKSGSLSSSRESAFTSPISVTKPVVLAGGIVLSSPKESPTSTTPPIEISSSCLTKLTRRTTNRKSELLKTLEGDWNGDFSESRGCEKLEDSEDSSTPEPKENGEEGCHQNGLALPIEGEGEVLSHSLEAEYRLLKAMGWQEYPENDENCLPLAEDDLQVFHMKTXELRRNGFGKNGFLQSRSSSLFSPWRNTCKAEFEDSDTETSSSETSDDDAWK; encoded by the exons ATGACGCAGCATGACTTTGTTCCTGCTTGGCTAAATTTCTCAACACCACAGTCAGCTAAGTCACCTACAGCCACCTTCGAAAAACACAGAGAGCACCTACCCCAAGGAGATGGTAGATTTGGAGTAAGCTGTCGTCGACATAATTCCTCTGATGGCTTTTTAAACAATGGACCTCTACGAACGACAGCAGATTCCTGGCACCAGCCCTCCCTGTTCCGCCACGATTGTGTGGACTCTGGTGTCTCTAAGGGAGCATATGCTGGAATCCCAGGGACCCTATCTGGTTGCCATGGCTCTTCCTGAGGTCACAATGGCATAAGCCACTGTAGTGAGGGTGGCACAGGGAACCATTGTCACTGGAATGGCAGCTTCCACTCCGGGAAAGGCTGTGCCTTTCAGGAAAAGCCACCTACAGAGAttagggaagagaagaaagatgatAAGGTGGAAAAGTTGCAGTTTGAAGAAGAAGACTTTCCTTCTTTGAATCCAGAAGCTGGCAAACAGAATCAGCCATGCAGACCTATTGGGACCCCTTCTGGAGTGTGGGAAAACCCACCTAGTGCCAAGCAGCCCTCCAAAATTCTAGTCATCAAAAAAGTTTCCAAAGAACATCCTGCTGCTGCCTTCTCTGCTGCATTCACCTCACCAGGATCTCACCATGCAAACGGAAACAAATTGTCAACCATGGTTCCAAGTGTCTATAAGAACCTGGTTCCTAAGCCAGTACCACCTCCACCCAAGCCCAGCGCGTGGAAAGCTAACAGAATGGAACGCAAATCAGGATCCCTTTCCTCTAGCCGGGAGTCTGCTTTTACCAGTCCAATCTCTGTTACCAAACCAGTAGTACTGGCTGGTGGTATAGTTTTAAGCTCTCCCAAAGAGAGCCCCACCAGCACCACTCCTCCAATTGAGATCAGCTCCTCTTGTCTGACCAAGTTGACCCGCCGAACTACTAACAGGAAGAGCGAGCTCTTGAAGACTCTGGAGGGTGACTGGAATGGAGACTTCTCAGAGAGCAGAGGCTGTGAGAAGCTGGAGGATTCAGAGGACAGCAGCACTCCTGaaccaaaagaaaatggagaggaaGGCTGTCATCAGAATGGTCTTGCTCTCCCCATAGAAGGCGAAGGGGAGGTCCTCTCTCACTCTTTGGAAGCAGAGTACAGGTTATTGAAAGCAATGGGATGGCAGGAGTATCCTGAAAATGATGAGAATTGCCTTCCCCTCGCAGAGGATGATCTCCAAGTGTTCCACATGAAGAC GGAGCTGAGAAGAAATGGCTTTGGGAAGAATGGCTTCTTGCAGAGCCGAAGTTCTAGCCTGTTCTCGCCTTGGAGAAACACTTGTAAAGCAGAGTTTGAGGACTCAGACACGGAAACAAGTAGCAGTGAAACATCTGATGACGATGCCTGGAAGTAG